GGCTTTGCCGTTGCTTTCTTCATAGTACCGCCTCCGTACATCATGGACCGTACTGTACCACGCCCTCGTCGTCCCAACCAGTACAAATCATAGACCATGATGAACACCCCGAGAAAGGCAAAAATAGAAGAACCTCACGTGAGGAAGCGTTGTACGGATTCCTTGTAATCGTTGGCCATTGCTCTCCCTCCCCTCAGCCGGTTCCCTTTTCTCCGCTACTGTGGCCTGCTACGCTTGCCGGCATGGAGCGTTTCTTTAACACTGCAGGGCCGATCAATCCGCAGGATCATTATTGCCTCTCGCCGCTGGAGCGCATCAGGCTTGAAGAGCTCCTGCCGTTGATTGCGCAAAAGAAATACTTCGTGCTCCATGCGCCCCGGCAAACTGGCAAAACCTCGGTTCTCCTCGCGCTCATGCATGCGCTCAACGCCCAGGGGCAGTACCGTTGCGTCTATATCAATGTCGAGCTGGCGCAATCTGCACGCGAGGATGTTGCCGGAGCCATGCGCGCGATCCTTGGCCAACTCGCTTCACGGGCGCGGATTGCTCTCTCTGATCCGTTTGTTGACACTCACTGGCCAGACATCTTTGCGACGTTGGGTCCGCACGGCGCGCTCGACGAAGTCTTAACCCAATGGGCAGCACACAACCCCACGCCGTTGATTCTGCTGATCGATGAAATTGATGCCTTGGTGGGCGATACGTTGATTGCGGTCTTGCGCCAACTGCGCGGCGGATACGACAAACGTCCCCAGCACTTCCCACAGAGTGTGATCCTGTGCGGCGTCCGCGACGTGCGCGATTACCGTATTCACTCCGCAGCGGAGAAAGCGATCATCACCGGTGGCAGTGCGTTCAATATTCGCGCCGAGTCGTTGCGGCTCGGTAATTTTTCGCGTGCGGAGATGGAGGCGCTCTATGCCCAACACACCAGCGAGACTGGACAGGTGTTTACCCCGGAGGCGCTCGCCCAGTGCTGGGACCTGACCCAAGGGCAACCGTGGCTCGTCAATGCCTTAGGGTACGAGTGTTGTTTTCGTATGAAGGAAGGACGCGAACGCTCACGTGCGATCACCCGAGAGCTTGTCGATATAGCAAAGGAAGCGTTGATTCTGCGCCGTGAGACCCATCTCGATCAACTAGCCGACAAATTGCGCGAGGAGCGGGTGCAGCGGGTGATTGGCCCCTTATTGGCTGGAGAAGAGACACCAGACAATATCCCCGTCGATGATCTTGAGTACCTGCGCGACCTGGGACTGGTGGGACTAAGTGCACCGCTGGCGATCGCCAACCCCATCTACCGCGAAGTCATCCCTCGTCAGTTGATTTACACCACCGAACAAATGACAGCACACGAAACCGCATGGTACGTGCGCGCCGATGGTACCCTTGATGTGAACAAGCTGTTACATGCGTTCCAGGAGTTCTTTCGCGAGCACGCCGAGCATTGGGTCGAGCGCTTTCAATACAAAGAGGCGGGCCCGCAGTTACTCTTGCAAGCGTTCTTGCAGCGGGTCGTCAACGGTGGTGGGCGGATAGAAAGAGAGTATGGCTTAGGGAGACGCCGCACGGATTTGCTGATCCTGTGGCCACATAGTGGAGGAGTCCAAAAGGTCGTGCTCGAACTGAAGGTGCTCTATAAGACTCTGGCGACGACAGTGGCTACCGGTCTCGAACAGACCTGGGAGTATTTGGACCGCTGTGGTGCTGAGGAAGGTCATCTGATCATTTTTGATCGTACAGCGGGCAGAGCGTGGGAAGAGAAGCTCTTTACACGCATAGAAACGGTGCGCGGCAAAATGATCACCGTATGGGGAATGTAATGTCGCCGCGAAGGAGAAGGACGTCGCTGTGTAGGCGAGTGCGGTGAGATCAGAACTCCCACGTCACTGACGAATGTAGAGAAGGAACATACGAGCAAAACGTACCGGTCTTCATTGTCTGGTTGAGATACTGCCCAAGGGCAGGATGTACGTCCGCGACTCGGGTGATCGCGGTACGAATCGCACGGGTGACATTAACGCGAGCACGTTCTTGGGGTGAAGCGGCTTTACGCGCCCGTCCGCGGAGCCCGACGGCACCCATGAGTTCTTGGGTGACAAACTCCAGTTCGTCTTGCAGCTTTTCTATCCGACCGACGTCATTGAACTCACGTGCTTCTTCGAGTTCGGCCTCGATCTCTTTGAGTCGCTGTCGGTATTCGGCTTTGGCTTGAGGATCAAGTATTTCCCCGGCATCGGTCAGTCCTGAGACGTGGACGGTCGCCAGGGCTGGATCACGATGTTTACTGGTCAGACTCGCTGCCGCAAAGGAACTGGTGTCGAAATCAGGAGCATCCGCCGCAAGCGTAAGGGCGGCGATCTCTTGGTCTGGATGCTGTAGCAAGTAGGCGAGGTGCTGCATGCCACGAGTATCTTTGACACGGGCCGTGGTTCCTTGGAATACGATTGTCCAGTACTCGCCTTCGGAGCGGAACACTGAAGAGGACTGAGGACTGAGGGATGAGGACTGAGCAAGGACAAGTGGGACTTGGGACTTGGGGCTTGTGGGGAGGAGGAACCAGTCCCTAGCCCCCAACCCCTAGCCCCAGGTCCCTTGGGACCTGGGACTTTGGACTTTGGGCTTTCTCCGGTGCCGCCAAGCATAACAAGTAGTGTCTTCGCATCTTGCAAATCCTTAGTATCAAACCCTTCGGTAAACCAGTCGTAGACTTCCTGGAGCAATTCGCGAGCGTCAACACCTTTACCCTGATTCTGCCACAACCGCGCGAGGCTCATAGCCGCACGGAGTTCGAGGGACTTTGCGTGTTGGTGGCGGGCGATATCAAGGGCTTTGCGAAAATCAGCCTCCACTGCCTCCGCCACTCCATTTGGGACTGGGGATTTGAGACTAGGGGCTTGTGGAGGGGGAGAACTAGCCCCTAGCCCCCAGCCCCTAGTCCCTGCGAGCGCCAGCTCGCCTCTCAGGCGGTACAACTCTGCTTCCGACTGACGTTCGCCACTCTGTTCGACCAAAGCTAGCGCTTCGGTCACAGCCTGCACCCCTTCCTCGAACTGCCCCATCGCACTACAGGTCTCTGCCAACGTCGCAAGAAAATGCGTCCGCCCAAAATTCATCCCTACGGCACGCCACGTGTCTTGCGTCTGACGCATCAGCGCGAGCCCTTCGTCGTAATGTCCTTGCGCAGCAAGTGCCCATCCTCTCGTATGTGTCTCCATGGCGACGAAAGGTGTGAAGCCATGCGTCATTGACAGCGCAACGTTCTCCTCAGCTCGACTTTGCGTTGCCTGCGCTTCACGACGCACCTGATGCAGCTTGGCGGCAAACTGCAAGCACATCGCCAACGTAAACGGGTGTGCCTCTTCCCTCGCCAGCCGTAACGCCTCCTGACTCATCTGCAGCGCCTGGTCTGGATAGCCCAAAAACCATAAAGCCCAGGCACCATACCCAAGGCTTGAAATGCCGGGATGCCCGACAGACCAGCTTTGGTAGTTATAGTGCTGAGGAGTCAGTGCGATCCCATGCTCAAAATGTTCTAAGGCAGGCGTAAATTCTCCGGTGAAGAACCGTACTTGTCCCATGGCCATATATGCACCTACCAGCAGTGCTGGGTCTTGTAACTGCTGTGCCAAAGGTAGGAGTTGCTCTGCGAACTGTCGCGCTTTCGCGTACTCGGTACGGGTCATATAGAAGAGTTCTAACCCGCGTAAAGCGTGAAAACGCTGCGTCGTGGTCCCGATGTGCTCACTGAGGTCAAGAGCACGATGGTATGCTTGCCCAACCTGTGGGGCCACCCACCCCTGTAGCGTGATCAGTGGAATACCCAATGCCAATTGGAGACTGAGTTCCTGGCGCGCACGTTCAGGAGTATCGGGAAGGGTGCGGAGCAAAGCTAGCCCTTTGCTCAAATGACGGATGGCTTCGTGATGAGCTTGACGTCGTATCGCGGCTTCACCAGCTAATGCCAAATAATGGACCGTGCGCACATAGTCACCACCAGTTTCATAATGGGTCGCTAATTCATTGGCCAACCCCGCAGTGTGATCGCCAGCAAGCTGCTCTTTTCGCTCGCCCATCCGGCAGTGCAACTGCATGCGCCGCGCCTCTGAGATCCGCTCATAAATCACCCGTTGATACAGGGCATGAACAAACCCATACCGCCCACTCGTCGTATCATCAGCGAGTTGTTCGATCCCTGCCGAGCGCAGGAATTGCCTACGAGTCACTAAATGCGCACATTGTGCTTCAACCACTTCACGGGCCTGGTTCAATTCCGCCGCGAGAATCGCCACCGTAAATTCCGCCCCAGCGACACTGGCCACGTCGAGCAGGTGTTGCTCCTCAGGACGTAGACCCTCCAATTGGGTCGCGATGAGCTGCCGAAGGTTCTCGGGAACCTCCATTTGCAGAGTCGGAAGATCCTGGGTAATCCGCCACTGCGCACCATCTGGAACAACAATGCCCTCTCGCATGAGGTATTCCACAGTGGCAACCATGAACAACGGATTCCCATCCGTCCGTTGATGCAGTGCTTTGGCAAAATCTGGTGGCACCTCACCAAACCGTCCGCGCAGATAAGCGGCCACCGCAGCTTCTGGCAGCACCCCCAATGGCAACGCATCACAATGGCCGCGTCCTTGCAGTTCCTGAATAGCCTTCTTCAACGGATGGTCAGTCGTCATGACTTCCGCAGGCCGATACGTCCCGATGATGAGCAGTTGCGCTTGCCCCTGTCGTCGTAAGAGATAGGCCAGTAACTCTACGGTCGAAGGATCACTCCAATGCAGGTCTTCGAGCACCAAGACAAGCAGCCGCTGCGTACTCAACACCTCCAGGGCTTCAGCAAGTTCCCGCAACATACGCACACGCGTCGCAGTGGCCAGTGCGCGTTGCAGTTCTTCTCGTTTCGCAGCCGGAATCAAAGCGGGGAGTTGCGCTAACCAGGTTGGCGCATATTGCGCTAAAACCGCTGCGACCTCTTCTTTTCTTTGCTCTCGGCCCAGTCGTCCTAATGCTTCCAACACTGGCAAATAGGCTTCACCAGCGCCGTATTGTTCGACACATTGTCCGTGCGCCAGCCAGAGGTCAGTCTTTTGAAACGCTGGATGCTGGACACTAGACACGAGACTGGTTTTGACTTCAGACAAGAATGCATCAACCAACGCGGTCTTGCCGATGCCAGGTTCGCCGCTGAGAAAAACCGCTTGCCGCACCCCACTACGTGCTGTGGTCAAGTGATCCTGGAGAAATGCAAGTTGTGCTTCTCGGCCTACGAGGCTTGGGGTTAGGGGCTGGGGATTGGGGGTTGGGAGTTGGGGAAGGACAAGTGGGACTTGGGGTTTGGGACTTGGGGCTTGTGGGGAGGAGGGACCAGTCCCTAGTCCCCAGTCCCTAGCCCCAGATTCCTTTGGACTTTGGACCTTGGACTTTTGACTATCCGAAACACCGCCGAGTGTCACTAGCAGTGCCTTCGCTTCCTGTAAGTCCTGAGTGTCAAACCCTTCAGTAAACCAGTCGTAGACTTCCTGGAGCAACGCGCGGGCATCATCACGCTTGCCTTGCCCCTGCCATAGTCGCGCGAGACTCATCGCCGCACGGAGTTCGAGGGATTTCGCTTGCTGGTCGCGGGCGATGTCTAGGGCTTTGCAGAAAGCCCCTTCCACTTCCTCCGCCACCCCACTTGAGGCTGGGGGCTTGAGACTAGGGACTCGTGGAGAAAGAGAACTAGCCCCTAGCCCCCAGCCCCCAGCCCCTACGAGGAACAGCTCGCCTTGCAGTCGATACAACTCGGCATCATAGAACCGTTCTCCACTCCGTTGCCCAACCATCAACACTTCGCTGACAACCGCCAATCCTTCTTCGCTGTGCCCCGCGATCCCGCAAGCGTCGGCCAACAGCGCCATAAAGTACGGGATGCCAAGTTCTTGCCCACCCGCGCGGATCGCCGTTAATCCCTCTCGCAGCTGAGTGATCCCTTCCTCCGCCTTGCCTTGCCTGGCGAGGAGCCAGCCGCGCACCATGTGGCCCCAGGCGTATGGATACGCAAACCCTTGTTCGTGACTCAGTGTGAGCAGCCGAGTAACGCGTTGTTCAACAATAGAGACATGGCCGCATTCTTGAGCAACACCGATAGCGCCGTCTAAGGCAAATGCCTCACTGAGATCGTGCGAGAGTTCACGAGCGAGAGCCAGCCCTTTCTCACAGCTCAGCCGTGCCTGGTCAGGATAGCCCAGGCACCACAACACCCAACCAGCACGAGAGCGGCACACGACGCCAAGATCCTGAGCGAGATTAGAAACGTGTGGACTATGTTTGCCCGGATCGTAGACTATCAATCCTTGTTCAAGATAGCGTAGCGACGTAGCAAATTCTCCCAGGAAGTATGACCCATTTCCCAATGCCATATAGGCACGAAGCAACAACGCCGGATTCTGACTTTTCTGCGCGAGCGCGAGCAGTTGACCTACGAGTTCTGATGCCCTGTGCAAATCTCCCCGCAGTTCATACACCATCCCAAGGCCAAATAGCACCGAAGCCAGTTGTGGTGGCTCTCCCAAGCGTTGGCATAACTCGTATGCCCGGAGATGCGCATTTTCCATTTCGTTGAGAGAGGTTTTTCCTCCGATCGCATAAAGAGGGTTCGTGAGGGCAAGCTGGAGCCGCACTTCATGGGGTATGCGCTCCGGAGTGTCAGGCAGTGAGGTGAGCAGTTCCAACCCACGCTTGAAGTGAAGCAAGGCGTCTTGCGGTGCGCCAGAACGAGCCGCAGCTTCACCTGCTTGTCGACGATACTGTACGGCTTTGGCATAGTCTCGTCCGTGTTCGAAGTGCACAGCGAGTTCTGCGGCCACCTCTCGCGTGCGATCACCATAGGCGGCTTCTTTGCGCTCCGCGATCCGTCGTTGTAGCTGAATGCGACGAGGGCCTCCCACTCGTGTCGCAGTCACTTCCTGATACATGGCGTGGGTGAAGCTGTAACGCCCACTGAACGTACCATCGGGCCACTCTTCAACACCTTGGGCGCGGAGAAACTGGCCCGCGTGCGCAAGGCGCTCACATTCTGTTTCAAGCGCCTCAATATTTCCCGACAACCCAGCCGCTACTTCAGCTACCGAAAACTCCACGCCAACCACGCTGGCGACTTCTAGTGCGTGCTGATCCTCTTCGCTCAAGCGTTGCAGTTGATGCTCAATCAATTGGCGTAGCGTATCTGGAATGTCACCACCGACCTCCTGGAGCTTGTTTGCAGCAAGCGTCCACGACCCCATCTCATCCGTTACGATTGCGTGTTCAACCAGGTGCACGGTGTTCACCAGAAAGAGCGGATTCCCGCCGGTGCGTCGCACCAGTGTCGTCGTCAACACATCTGGTACCGAGAGCTGTCCAAAGCGCTTGCTGAGGTACTCGGTAATGGCCACTACATCGAGTGGACTCAGAGAAATCTCTTCGCATTGCTGGCGCGCCTGGAGCTCAAGCACGACCGCACGGAGTGGGTGATTACTTGCCAACACGTCCGCTGGGCGATAGGTACCAATGATCATAAGCTTGGCGGGTTCGCGCCGTTGCGCCGTGTACCGTAACCAGTCCAGGGTCGCGACATCACTCCAATGCAAATCTTCGAGGACAATGACCAGCCCGCGCTGCACGGTGAAGAGTTCCGCCGCTTGCGCCAACTCGCGGAGCATACGTTCGCGGCTGGTTTCTTGGACACGTTTCTGTAAAGCGGCATGGTCTGCAGGGTCGAGCAGTCCAGGCAACTGCAGGAGCAAATTCGGCGCATAGCGCTTGAGCGCCTCGATACGTCGATCTCGACTTGGTCCTCGACAGAGCCGGGCGACAACCTCCAGAAGTGGGAGATAGGCTTCGCCAACACCATACTGCTCGACACACTGCCCCGTAGCAGTCCGCACCTCCGGGCGACCGTGTAAGCTTTCGACAAAGGCATCGACCAGCGCGGTTTTGCCGATCCCTGGCTCGCCACTCACGAAGACGATTTGCCGTGCTCCGTCGCTTGCTTTGGCCCAGTAACGATGGAGCTGAGCCAACTCTCCTTCGCGACCCACGAGAACTGCTCCGGGTTGTCGGTTGCCCGAACCAGGTTGAGTAGCTGATGGTGTTTCGCTGTTGTGTGGTGCTACTGATTTGCGTGTGTTACCGAACCCCTCCACGCCACACCCCTTCTTCTATTCTTGTCGAAGAGACTAATCAGGTCAGCCGCGCGGAGTCAACAGAAGTCCCCCCTAGGGTCAATTCCGTGAGAAGCAGTGTAGCCGTTTGACACACTCTCGCGTATGCACTAGACGGGGAAAGGCTGAATACCCTCAATAAAAAAGAAGGAGGACAACAATGACAATGCGACATCGGCTCGATCCTGAACTCGTCGGTCCACTTGATGCGTGGCACAAGGTTACCCAGGGCGGAATTAACTTGCACAATATCCCGGCGGCCCGGAAGATGATGGACGATCTCTTTGCGCAACAACTTGCCAAAGCGACACCCATCGAAGGAGTTACTTCAGTCGACAAGAAAGTCCCCGGCCCAAAGGGCGATCCAGATGTCTTCGTGCGCATCTATCAGCCAACGGATCGTCCTGCCTCACTGCCAGCGCTGTTGTGGATTCACGGGGGTGGCTACGTGTTAGGGAGTGTCGAACGTGACGACTTGTTAGCAAAGCATCTCGCCAAAGTTGGGCAGTGTGTGGTTGCATCGGTGGAGTATCGACTGGCCCCGGAGCACCCGCACCCTGCGCCAGTGGAAGATTGCTATGCCGCGTTGAAGTGGCTGGCTGCGAATACGAAAGAACTGGGAGTGAATAAGTCGCGCATCGCTATTGGTGGCGCAAGTGCGGGCGGCGGTCTTGCTGCCGGTCTTGCGATACTCACCCGTGATCGAGCCGAGGTAGAACTGGCTTTCCAACTACTCATCTATCCGATGATCGATGATCGCAATATCGCGCCAGCCAGCGCGACAGCACCGGATACATACGTTTGGACGCGCGAGAATAACCTCATGGGTTGGCGTGCGTACCTTGGCAAAGAGCCAGGTGGTAAAGATGTGTCTCCGTATGCAGCGGCTTCGCGGGCAACGGATCTGAAAGGGTTAGCGCCTGCGTATATTCCCGTTGGTGACCTTGATCTGTTTTTGGATGAGAACGTCACCTATGCCCAACGCCTTTTGGCGGCAGGCGTGCCGACCGAGCTGCATGTGTATCCTGGTGCGTTTCACGGCTTCAATGGCTTTGTACCAAATGCAGGGGTCTCGCGCCGTTTCAATGGTGAACGGGATGAGGTGTTGAAGCGGATGTTGCATCGATAGAGAGAAGCTCATAGCGGTCAGCGCTCAGCTCTCAGCTTTTGGCTGACTGCTGATTGCTGATCGCTGATCGCCAACGTCTTGTCTACCACGAATCGATAAACGGATACTTCTTGGTCGTCCGTCGCGTTGCGACTGGCGTCGACCGCAATGAATGCGTGATCCATCGTCGTGTCTCTGCTGGGTCGATGACATCATCAAGGGCAAAGTGTGTGGCGACATTTAACGCTTTGCCACGCTGATATAAACCAGCGACCATCTCGTCGAATTTCTTCTTCCGTTCGACTGGATCGGCTATGGCCGCAAGGTCGTTGCGATAGCCCAGTTTGGCTGCACCTTCGAGTGCCATAGGGCCAAACTCACCGGTTGGCCAGGAGACGGTAAACACCGCAGCATCATCCGCTCCACCAGACATGGCGATAGCCCCAAGCCCATAGGCCTTGCGTAAGACAATCTTGAGAAACGGTACTTGGACATTGGCGCCAGCAAGAAACATACGCGAGGAGTGGCGGACCAGGGCGGTCTTCTCAATCTCTGGACCAACCATGATGCCAGGCGTGTCACACAGGTAGAGGAGGGGGATGTCAAACGCATCACAGAGCACGATGAAACGAGACGCCTTGTCAGCGCCATCACTGTCGATCGCGCCGGCCAGGTGCATTGGATTATTGGCTACCAAGCCAATCGCGCGTCCTTCGATGCGAATCAGCGCGGTGATCATCGTACGGCCAAAGTGTGGGCGTAGTTCCATGACTGACCTGGCGTCCGCGAGGGTTTCAATAACTTTGCGGATGTCGTACACGCGCAGGCGATTCTCAGGAATAGCTTTGCGTAACAGCCGTTGGTCAGCGCACTCATAGTGATTGAGCGAACCTTGAAAATACGACAGATACTGACGAGCAACCTGCGCCGCTTCTACCTCATCGGCGACCGCAATATCGACGACACCGCTGGGTTCTTGCACGCTCATGGGCCCGATCTGCTCGGGTCGGAAGATACCTAATCCGCCGCTCTCGATCATGGCTGGACCACCCATGCCGATATTGGAATCCTTGGTGGCGATTACTACATCACAACAACCGAGCAACGAGGCATTGCCAGCGAAACAACGGCCCGAGATCACTCCCACCAGCGGCACCAGTCCACTCAATCTTGGGAAATCAAAGAAGGTACGCGAACTGAAGTCACCATCTGTGTCACCAGGTCGACCCCCGCCACCTTCGGCAAACAACACCAGCGGAATACGTAGTTCCCGCGCTAACATGAACATGCGGTCTTTTTTGCGATGATTGAGATGTCCTTGGGTTCCGGCGAGCACAGTAAAGTCATATGCCAATACTGCCGCGTGGGCACGCTCTGGACCGAATAGATCAGCATTGATGGTTGCATGACCAACGACCATGCCATCGGCTGGCGTATTCTTAATGAGATCTTCCATCGTCCGTCGCCGACGTTGCGCGGCAACGCCTAACGCGCCGTATTCGACTAATGAATCGGGATCACAGACGGCTGCAATATTCTCACGCGCTGTGCGCTGGCCGGTCTTGCGGCGGCGAGCAACTGCCTCTGGCCGCGCTGCATCAAGTGTGACATTGTGTCGCTCGACTACCTCCGCGAGGTCTGGGCGAATGTAATCTAAGTCTACGTCAGCATTACTGACTGTGACTGCCGCATCAACCTGCTGTTCTTCGATGAAGATAAGCGGTTGCCCTTCGGCAACGGTGTCGCCTTTCATTGCCGTGGTTGCACGGACGATGCCACTTACCGGTGCGACGAGGACATGTTCCATCTTCATCGCTTCCATCACAATCAGTTGCTGACCTTTGACGACCGTAACGCCCTCTGCTGCATCGATCGACACAATCGTTCCTTGCATCGGTGCCCGCAAAGGAACAGTGTTCTCAGGTCCTTCAATGTCATAGCCCGGCATGGCCTGTATTGCTGGCGCTGGTTCCACTTCTTCAAGCTGCTGAGCGGCGGATCGTCCAAGATCAAGAATTGCCAGTGGGTCGCGATTATCGAGTTTCGTCCCGACGGTGCGTGTCTGCGCTTGTCGGGCATAGTAGAGTTGGCGATGCGCTGCTGATGTTGCGCCAGTAAGTTCGTCGAGCTTCTCTTCGATGAAACCGGTATGCAGTCGATTGGCGCGAAAGTCTGGATGCTGTAACAGCGCTTGCAAGAAACCCACATTCGTAGTTACGCCTTCGATACGGAACTTACACAAGGCGCGATAGGCCTTATTCACTGTTTCGGCAAAAGTTGGCAAAGGCGAATGGGCAATCAATTTCGCTATCAGCGAATCAAACCTCGGGTTTGTACTATAGCCAGCATAGGCGTAAGAATCGACGCGCAGGCCAGGCCCTGAAGGGGGCTCAAACACTGTCAGCGTGCCATTGGCCGGTTTGACCAAGCCATCGCTCGTCATCGATTCAGCATTGATGCGCAGTTGAATAGCATAACCGTGCGGCTTGATGTGATGGGAAGGGGCAAGTCCGACCACGTCAAGGGATTGGTCAGTGGCGAGTTGCAGTTGTGTCTTGACCAAATCTATACCGGTCACTTCTTCTGTGACCGTGTGTTCGACTTGCAAGCGAGGATTTGCTTCGATGAACGCAAAAGAAGTGGTATCACCATTTGTTGAGACCAGGAATTCAAACGTACCGAGGCTATTGTAGTTGACCTGTTGCGCCATGCGCAGCGCAGCAGCAACGAGTTGCTCACGTGTTGTAGCGTTGATTGACGGACTCGGGGCAATCTCGATCAACTTCTGATGTCGCCGTTGTACTGTGCATTCACGTTCCCACAAGTGCGTTACGTTGCCCGCATGGTCACCGATAATCTGCACTTCAATATGGCGGGCATGAGGCATGAAGCGCTCGACATACACATCACCATTACCAAAGGCTGCACGGGCTTCTGACTGGCAGCGAGTGTACGCC
This sequence is a window from Deltaproteobacteria bacterium. Protein-coding genes within it:
- a CDS encoding AAA family ATPase encodes the protein MERFFNTAGPINPQDHYCLSPLERIRLEELLPLIAQKKYFVLHAPRQTGKTSVLLALMHALNAQGQYRCVYINVELAQSAREDVAGAMRAILGQLASRARIALSDPFVDTHWPDIFATLGPHGALDEVLTQWAAHNPTPLILLIDEIDALVGDTLIAVLRQLRGGYDKRPQHFPQSVILCGVRDVRDYRIHSAAEKAIITGGSAFNIRAESLRLGNFSRAEMEALYAQHTSETGQVFTPEALAQCWDLTQGQPWLVNALGYECCFRMKEGRERSRAITRELVDIAKEALILRRETHLDQLADKLREERVQRVIGPLLAGEETPDNIPVDDLEYLRDLGLVGLSAPLAIANPIYREVIPRQLIYTTEQMTAHETAWYVRADGTLDVNKLLHAFQEFFREHAEHWVERFQYKEAGPQLLLQAFLQRVVNGGGRIEREYGLGRRRTDLLILWPHSGGVQKVVLELKVLYKTLATTVATGLEQTWEYLDRCGAEEGHLIIFDRTAGRAWEEKLFTRIETVRGKMITVWGM
- a CDS encoding alpha/beta hydrolase; the encoded protein is MTMRHRLDPELVGPLDAWHKVTQGGINLHNIPAARKMMDDLFAQQLAKATPIEGVTSVDKKVPGPKGDPDVFVRIYQPTDRPASLPALLWIHGGGYVLGSVERDDLLAKHLAKVGQCVVASVEYRLAPEHPHPAPVEDCYAALKWLAANTKELGVNKSRIAIGGASAGGGLAAGLAILTRDRAEVELAFQLLIYPMIDDRNIAPASATAPDTYVWTRENNLMGWRAYLGKEPGGKDVSPYAAASRATDLKGLAPAYIPVGDLDLFLDENVTYAQRLLAAGVPTELHVYPGAFHGFNGFVPNAGVSRRFNGERDEVLKRMLHR
- a CDS encoding ATP-grasp domain-containing protein; the protein is MKKLLIANRGEIAIRVIEAAAEVGLTTVAIFSEDDAKSLHVIRADEAQQLRSAGVAAYLDAEQIVTVAQQAGCDAIHPGYGFLSENADFARRCAAAGITFVGPRPKLLELFGDKVRARQLAAQCRVPVLAGAEGASSLADAKAFFQSGPAGAAMVIKAVAGGGGRGMRVVRHFDEIEEAYTRCQSEARAAFGNGDVYVERFMPHARHIEVQIIGDHAGNVTHLWERECTVQRRHQKLIEIAPSPSINATTREQLVAAALRMAQQVNYNSLGTFEFLVSTNGDTTSFAFIEANPRLQVEHTVTEEVTGIDLVKTQLQLATDQSLDVVGLAPSHHIKPHGYAIQLRINAESMTSDGLVKPANGTLTVFEPPSGPGLRVDSYAYAGYSTNPRFDSLIAKLIAHSPLPTFAETVNKAYRALCKFRIEGVTTNVGFLQALLQHPDFRANRLHTGFIEEKLDELTGATSAAHRQLYYARQAQTRTVGTKLDNRDPLAILDLGRSAAQQLEEVEPAPAIQAMPGYDIEGPENTVPLRAPMQGTIVSIDAAEGVTVVKGQQLIVMEAMKMEHVLVAPVSGIVRATTAMKGDTVAEGQPLIFIEEQQVDAAVTVSNADVDLDYIRPDLAEVVERHNVTLDAARPEAVARRRKTGQRTARENIAAVCDPDSLVEYGALGVAAQRRRRTMEDLIKNTPADGMVVGHATINADLFGPERAHAAVLAYDFTVLAGTQGHLNHRKKDRMFMLARELRIPLVLFAEGGGGRPGDTDGDFSSRTFFDFPRLSGLVPLVGVISGRCFAGNASLLGCCDVVIATKDSNIGMGGPAMIESGGLGIFRPEQIGPMSVQEPSGVVDIAVADEVEAAQVARQYLSYFQGSLNHYECADQRLLRKAIPENRLRVYDIRKVIETLADARSVMELRPHFGRTMITALIRIEGRAIGLVANNPMHLAGAIDSDGADKASRFIVLCDAFDIPLLYLCDTPGIMVGPEIEKTALVRHSSRMFLAGANVQVPFLKIVLRKAYGLGAIAMSGGADDAAVFTVSWPTGEFGPMALEGAAKLGYRNDLAAIADPVERKKKFDEMVAGLYQRGKALNVATHFALDDVIDPAETRRWITHSLRSTPVATRRTTKKYPFIDSW